The Flammeovirgaceae bacterium genome contains a region encoding:
- a CDS encoding 3-hydroxybutyryl-CoA dehydrogenase, protein MTITIKTVGIAGAGTMGQGIAQVCALNGYTVLLYDVSKPLAEKGLKAIEQVLDNLVNKGKLKLEGKSQALTKILAVEKLNDLRADLIIEAVAENLEVKQQLFKTLDEVNGPAAILTTNTSSIPVTQIASVLENPTRFAGLHFFNPAPVMKLVEVISGTLTSDETVSHLLAFSQSIQKIAVLAKDSPGFIVNRVARHYYVEALKMLEEQVADIKTIDSLMKSSGFKMGPFELMDLIGVDTNFAVTTSIYNAFHQESKFRPSRIQQRKVDAGHHGRKCGKGFYDYGK, encoded by the coding sequence ATGACGATTACCATTAAAACGGTTGGCATAGCCGGTGCCGGTACCATGGGGCAGGGAATTGCCCAGGTGTGTGCACTTAACGGGTATACGGTTTTGTTGTATGATGTTTCTAAACCACTCGCTGAAAAGGGGTTGAAAGCAATAGAGCAGGTTTTGGATAACCTGGTGAACAAAGGTAAACTGAAACTGGAGGGAAAAAGTCAGGCCCTCACCAAAATACTGGCAGTTGAAAAGCTGAATGACCTGAGAGCCGATTTGATCATCGAAGCTGTTGCTGAAAATCTGGAGGTGAAGCAGCAGCTCTTTAAAACCCTTGACGAAGTTAATGGCCCGGCTGCTATCCTTACCACAAACACCTCGTCCATACCTGTTACTCAAATTGCTTCCGTGTTGGAAAATCCAACCCGGTTTGCCGGTCTTCATTTTTTTAACCCGGCACCTGTAATGAAACTGGTTGAAGTAATAAGCGGAACTTTGACATCGGATGAAACCGTTTCACACCTGCTGGCCTTTTCACAAAGCATTCAAAAAATTGCCGTTCTGGCAAAAGATAGTCCGGGCTTTATCGTTAACCGGGTAGCCCGGCATTATTATGTGGAGGCGCTGAAGATGCTTGAAGAGCAGGTTGCCGATATTAAAACTATCGATTCGCTGATGAAGTCCAGCGGATTTAAAATGGGTCCGTTCGAGTTGATGGACCTGATTGGCGTGGATACCAATTTTGCCGTAACCACCTCCATCTACAACGCTTTTCATCAAGAGTCAAAATTCCGGCCCAGCCGTATACAACAACGAAAAGTAGATGCCGGGCATCACGGCAGGAAGTGCGGGAAAGGATTTTATGATTACGGCAAGTAA
- a CDS encoding peptidyl-prolyl cis-trans isomerase, which yields MKKEKAPADNTLRQPVARVNKTYLYKDELMGIVQPGTNPDDSTTRVEAYINSWIKKQLLIQEASRKININEAEVERKILDYRYSLIAYEYQAYYIRQRLDTAIQEAAIETYYKENIDNFILKQNIVRATFIKVPKTAPRTGKIKDLIFSKKENDKTELKSYCLSFAAAYHLVDSTWMVFDELVKNSPLIEIPNKVQFLKSNPYYETADENYLYFLKVEEYRISDNISPLEFVRDEIKNILLNKRKVELAKQLEDEVYSTGMKNQEFEIFK from the coding sequence ATGAAAAAGGAAAAGGCCCCTGCTGACAACACCCTGCGCCAGCCCGTGGCCCGGGTAAATAAAACGTATCTGTATAAAGATGAACTCATGGGTATCGTGCAGCCGGGTACCAATCCGGATGACAGCACCACCCGCGTAGAGGCGTACATAAACAGCTGGATAAAAAAACAACTGCTGATTCAGGAGGCTTCACGAAAAATAAACATCAATGAAGCTGAAGTTGAGCGTAAAATACTCGATTACCGGTACAGCCTCATTGCTTATGAATACCAGGCCTACTACATCCGCCAGCGGCTCGACACGGCTATTCAGGAAGCCGCTATTGAAACGTATTACAAAGAGAATATCGACAACTTCATATTAAAGCAAAATATCGTGCGGGCAACATTCATTAAAGTTCCAAAAACAGCTCCCCGTACCGGTAAGATCAAAGATTTGATCTTTTCAAAAAAAGAAAACGATAAGACCGAATTAAAATCATACTGCCTCAGTTTTGCAGCTGCCTATCACCTGGTTGATTCAACCTGGATGGTATTTGATGAACTTGTCAAAAATTCACCATTAATTGAAATACCCAATAAAGTTCAGTTTTTAAAGAGCAACCCGTATTACGAAACCGCTGACGAAAACTATCTTTACTTCTTAAAGGTTGAAGAATACCGTATTTCAGATAATATTTCACCGCTGGAATTTGTACGGGATGAGATAAAAAATATTTTACTGAATAAACGCAAGGTTGAGCTGGCCAAACAACTCGAAGACGAGGTTTACTCAACCGGCATGAAAAATCAGGAATTTGAGATTTTTAAATAG
- the galE gene encoding UDP-glucose 4-epimerase GalE, which yields MSGSKKILVTGGAGYIGAHTVVELINAGYEVAIIDNLFNSDMTLINGIEKITGKQVNFYKGDCRDKTFLTDLFRKESIAGVMHFAALKAVGESVQKPLEYHENNIGSLITVLQVMREQHVKDFIFSSSCTVYGQPDRIPVDEQAPFKKAESPYGLTKQICEQILEDVYKTGFRIISLRYFNPIGAHPSALIGEMPIGTPNNLVPYITQTAAGLRDKLIVFGNDYNTPDGSCIRDFIHVVDLAAAHVKALAWLQATKTAALYEAFNVGTGIGVSVLQLVNAFIRKTGAKLPFRIGPRRPGDVEKVYANPEKINRMMNWKPRFTPEDALVHAWAWQQKLSR from the coding sequence ATGAGCGGTTCAAAAAAAATACTGGTTACAGGCGGGGCCGGATACATCGGGGCTCATACCGTTGTTGAACTGATAAATGCAGGCTATGAGGTTGCAATAATCGACAATCTGTTTAACAGCGACATGACCCTGATTAACGGGATTGAAAAAATTACCGGTAAACAAGTAAACTTTTATAAAGGCGATTGCCGCGATAAAACGTTTCTCACCGACCTGTTTCGTAAAGAAAGCATTGCCGGTGTGATGCACTTTGCCGCTCTAAAGGCCGTGGGCGAGTCGGTACAAAAGCCGCTTGAATACCACGAAAACAACATCGGTTCACTGATTACCGTGTTGCAGGTGATGCGCGAACAGCATGTAAAAGATTTTATCTTCTCCTCATCCTGTACCGTGTACGGCCAGCCCGACAGGATACCGGTGGACGAACAGGCGCCTTTTAAAAAAGCCGAATCACCCTATGGGCTAACCAAGCAAATCTGCGAACAGATTCTGGAAGATGTTTATAAAACCGGCTTTCGCATCATCTCACTTCGTTACTTCAACCCCATTGGCGCTCATCCTTCGGCCCTCATTGGCGAAATGCCCATCGGCACACCCAACAACCTGGTGCCCTACATTACACAAACCGCTGCCGGCTTGCGCGATAAACTGATTGTTTTTGGCAACGACTACAACACACCCGATGGTTCGTGCATCCGCGATTTCATTCACGTGGTTGATCTGGCCGCAGCCCACGTAAAGGCACTGGCCTGGCTCCAGGCAACAAAAACCGCTGCCTTATACGAAGCATTCAATGTGGGTACCGGCATCGGGGTATCCGTGCTTCAATTGGTTAACGCATTCATTCGTAAAACCGGGGCCAAACTTCCGTTCCGCATCGGGCCGCGCAGGCCGGGCGATGTGGAGAAAGTGTACGCCAACCCCGAAAAAATAAACCGGATGATGAACTGGAAGCCGCGCTTCACACCCGAAGATGCATTGGTTCATGCCTGGGCCTGGCAACAGAAACTAAGCCGCTGA
- a CDS encoding DegT/DnrJ/EryC1/StrS family aminotransferase, producing MRIPFFDLQRQYQSIKNEIDEAINHVFASSRFIGGTTVINFEKQFAEYAGVPHCISTGNGTDALFLILKALDLPAGSEVIVPAWGCIASAEPVTLAGLNLVFCDVHPHYYTLTPETVQQKITSKTKALIAVHLYGQAAPVNELKKICDQHGLCLIEDCAQAHGTLENGSLAGTFGIAAAYSFYPTKNLGAYGDAGCVLTRDPQLAGRIRRLANHGALEKDVHLIEGTNSRMDALQAAFLSVKLRHLSKWNNQRSAIASLYTNTLREITGLTLPQIRPGTNHVFHIYCLRTPFRDALKKFLEEKGFETSVHYPLGLPFTPAYRHFGLKPADFPVTHALQHEVLSLPVFPELTPEEVTAVCSAISDFFNRHSR from the coding sequence ATGCGCATCCCGTTCTTCGATTTGCAACGGCAATACCAGTCCATCAAAAATGAAATTGATGAAGCTATAAACCATGTGTTTGCCTCTTCACGCTTCATTGGCGGAACAACCGTAATCAATTTTGAAAAGCAGTTTGCTGAGTATGCCGGAGTGCCACACTGCATCAGCACCGGCAACGGCACCGATGCACTTTTTCTGATACTGAAGGCACTGGATTTACCGGCCGGTTCAGAAGTTATTGTTCCCGCTTGGGGGTGCATTGCCTCCGCAGAGCCTGTTACGCTGGCCGGATTAAACCTTGTTTTTTGCGATGTTCACCCGCACTACTACACGTTGACTCCGGAAACAGTTCAACAAAAAATCACATCCAAAACAAAAGCCCTTATTGCGGTACACTTGTACGGGCAGGCAGCCCCGGTAAATGAACTGAAAAAAATCTGTGATCAACATGGCCTCTGCCTGATTGAAGATTGTGCCCAGGCACATGGCACATTAGAAAATGGATCTTTGGCAGGAACTTTTGGTATTGCAGCAGCATACAGTTTTTACCCCACCAAAAACCTGGGCGCCTATGGCGATGCCGGTTGTGTGCTTACACGCGACCCGCAACTGGCCGGGCGCATCCGGAGATTAGCCAATCATGGCGCCCTTGAAAAAGATGTTCACCTTATCGAAGGAACCAACAGCCGGATGGATGCCCTGCAAGCCGCTTTCCTATCGGTAAAACTCCGACACCTCAGCAAGTGGAATAACCAAAGAAGTGCAATTGCTTCGCTCTACACAAACACCCTGCGTGAAATTACCGGATTGACCCTGCCACAAATCCGACCAGGCACTAACCATGTCTTTCATATTTATTGCTTGCGCACACCCTTCCGTGATGCGTTAAAGAAATTTCTTGAAGAAAAAGGTTTTGAAACATCTGTTCATTATCCGCTTGGCCTGCCCTTTACACCGGCTTACCGTCACTTCGGGCTCAAGCCAGCGGACTTCCCGGTTACACATGCACTTCAGCACGAAGTGCTTTCACTGCCGGTTTTCCCGGAACTAACTCCCGAAGAGGTAACCGCTGTCTGTTCAGCTATATCCGATTTTTTTAACCGGCACAGCCGGTAG
- a CDS encoding peptidylprolyl isomerase, protein MRGRLIFLLVISFIAVNAQPRKQAAPDLFVINNHPVSSDEFIYIYRKNHPDKRTEYTKEKINQYLELYINFKLKVEEARARGMDTTATFLREFNTYRDELRKPYLPESKLVDSLVMLTYKRLQEEVSASHIMISIKPDATPADTTAAWKQIMEVKKRIDAGEDFYRLANQLSDDPSARQNSGRLGYFTAMQMVYPFETAAYAGKPGEVVGPVRTRFGYHLIKIEDRKPARGEVEVAHIMLRTGTGRDDAKTRDLIFEIYDQLKGGVPWAELCSRYSEDQNSKGNGCKLRPFGVGAMASVPEFDRVAFSLQNPGEFSDPFQTAYGWHIALLERKIPLPSFKDLETSLRNRVQRDERVQVSRQQLLEKLKKQFSFTENPDVKVKVFQQADSTLTAGNWHLSSWPARESIFTLSGQAMPVREFLSFVKIHQQKTAMKPDVYLGDLYNRFVESVINMEFEEKLKRTNPEFNRLLNEYYEGILLFEIMEREVWNKASEDSIGQRKYFERNQVKYTAGERARAVIYSSTDEEQLKTLQALFETADSAAIANHVQTKRIRRESGTFQQTDRPVLAQIPWQPGSHTHQNNGMYYLARIFEILPAGPATFEEARPAVISDYQNDLEQQWVASLKAKYPVTINEKGKKYITKKLAQ, encoded by the coding sequence ATGAGAGGAAGATTGATTTTTCTGCTCGTAATAAGTTTTATTGCCGTTAACGCCCAACCCAGGAAACAGGCAGCCCCCGATTTATTTGTTATTAATAACCACCCGGTATCTTCTGATGAATTTATTTATATCTACAGGAAGAACCACCCGGATAAGAGGACTGAATACACCAAAGAAAAAATCAACCAATACCTTGAGTTGTACATCAACTTTAAATTAAAAGTGGAGGAGGCCCGTGCCCGCGGCATGGACACCACGGCAACTTTTTTGCGCGAGTTCAATACCTACCGGGATGAGTTGCGCAAACCCTATTTACCCGAAAGCAAACTGGTGGACAGCCTGGTAATGCTAACCTACAAGCGGCTGCAAGAAGAAGTAAGCGCCTCGCATATTATGATAAGTATTAAACCCGATGCCACCCCTGCCGATACCACAGCAGCATGGAAGCAAATTATGGAAGTTAAAAAGCGAATTGATGCAGGCGAAGATTTCTACAGGCTGGCCAATCAGCTTTCTGATGACCCTTCGGCACGTCAGAACAGCGGTCGCCTGGGGTACTTTACCGCCATGCAAATGGTTTACCCGTTTGAGACAGCCGCTTACGCTGGCAAACCCGGTGAGGTTGTCGGGCCTGTGCGAACCCGCTTTGGGTATCATCTGATAAAAATTGAAGATCGCAAGCCCGCCCGGGGCGAAGTGGAGGTGGCCCACATTATGCTGCGAACCGGCACCGGCCGGGACGATGCGAAAACCCGTGACCTGATTTTTGAAATTTATGATCAACTGAAAGGCGGAGTTCCCTGGGCCGAATTGTGTTCCCGTTACTCGGAAGACCAGAACTCCAAAGGCAATGGGTGTAAACTCCGCCCCTTTGGTGTAGGTGCTATGGCTTCGGTGCCCGAGTTCGATCGGGTGGCCTTCAGCCTGCAGAACCCCGGGGAGTTTTCCGATCCGTTTCAAACGGCTTACGGCTGGCATATTGCTTTGCTTGAACGAAAAATTCCGCTGCCATCATTTAAAGATCTTGAAACCTCGCTGCGTAACCGGGTTCAGCGCGATGAGCGGGTGCAGGTATCGCGCCAGCAATTGCTTGAAAAACTTAAAAAACAATTTTCATTTACAGAAAATCCGGATGTGAAAGTAAAGGTGTTTCAGCAAGCCGATTCAACACTTACAGCCGGCAACTGGCATCTGTCTTCGTGGCCGGCCCGGGAATCAATCTTTACACTCTCCGGCCAGGCAATGCCGGTCCGGGAATTTTTGTCGTTTGTAAAAATTCATCAGCAAAAAACAGCCATGAAGCCCGATGTGTACCTGGGTGATCTGTATAACCGGTTTGTTGAATCGGTGATTAACATGGAGTTTGAAGAAAAACTAAAACGTACAAATCCTGAATTTAACAGACTGCTGAACGAATACTACGAAGGTATCTTATTGTTCGAGATCATGGAGCGTGAGGTATGGAATAAAGCCAGCGAAGACTCCATCGGGCAACGAAAGTATTTTGAAAGAAACCAGGTAAAGTACACAGCCGGTGAGCGTGCCCGTGCGGTTATCTATTCCTCAACTGATGAAGAACAACTAAAAACGCTGCAGGCTTTATTTGAAACGGCCGACTCGGCAGCCATAGCAAATCATGTGCAGACAAAACGGATAAGACGGGAGTCGGGCACCTTTCAACAGACCGACAGACCAGTTTTGGCTCAAATACCCTGGCAGCCGGGCAGCCATACGCACCAAAACAACGGAATGTATTACCTTGCGCGGATTTTTGAGATACTGCCGGCCGGCCCTGCAACGTTTGAGGAAGCGCGCCCGGCCGTCATTTCGGATTACCAGAATGACCTGGAACAGCAATGGGTGGCCAGTCTGAAGGCAAAATATCCGGTAACAATAAATGAAAAGGGTAAAAAATACATTACGAAAAAACTGGCTCAGTAA
- a CDS encoding undecaprenyl/decaprenyl-phosphate alpha-N-acetylglucosaminyl 1-phosphate transferase: MAILLAAAVTSFVICFLIIPVIIKYSLEKNLVDIPGRRKIHKKITPSMGGIAIFLGFTIASLIWVDISLWKDIRYILIAQFVIFFIGVRDDLVPLKPYMKLLGQLLAAGTLVFLLDLRLKSFYGIFGLYGIPEALSYLITIFTIIVITNSFNLIDGLDGLAGFIAAIALLAFGTWFFIAGDTTYAILAFGLFGSIIAFLIFNWEPSEVFMGDTGALVIGMTLAIFAIHFIDYNFNLPASHPVRFTGSVSPAVSVLIIPLADTLRIFLIRIARRQSPFTPDKSHIHHSIMRLGLSHRGTTLLLGLVQWLFIVISVFFRNTNDNYLLPGIVLASVLLSILLDRLISKRVQKTDADDDRVIT, from the coding sequence ATGGCCATTCTGTTAGCGGCTGCCGTCACCTCCTTTGTCATCTGCTTTCTGATCATTCCCGTGATCATCAAGTACTCGCTGGAAAAAAACCTGGTGGATATTCCGGGCAGGCGCAAAATCCATAAAAAAATTACTCCCTCCATGGGAGGCATTGCCATTTTCCTTGGTTTCACCATTGCATCATTAATCTGGGTTGATATCAGTCTCTGGAAAGACATCCGCTACATCCTCATCGCCCAGTTTGTAATTTTCTTTATTGGCGTACGCGATGATTTGGTTCCGCTAAAACCGTATATGAAATTACTCGGGCAACTGCTGGCGGCAGGCACCCTGGTTTTTTTACTTGACCTCCGGCTGAAATCGTTCTACGGCATTTTTGGGCTGTACGGCATTCCGGAAGCTTTGAGCTATTTGATTACGATTTTTACCATTATAGTTATAACCAACTCTTTCAATCTGATTGACGGTTTAGACGGTCTGGCCGGTTTTATCGCGGCTATTGCATTACTTGCTTTCGGTACCTGGTTTTTTATTGCCGGTGATACCACCTATGCCATTCTCGCATTCGGTTTGTTCGGATCAATTATTGCTTTCCTGATTTTTAACTGGGAGCCCTCGGAGGTGTTTATGGGCGATACGGGAGCCTTGGTAATCGGTATGACACTGGCCATTTTTGCCATTCATTTTATTGATTACAATTTCAATTTACCAGCTTCGCACCCGGTTCGTTTTACAGGCTCGGTTTCACCCGCTGTCAGTGTACTGATCATTCCTCTGGCCGATACGTTACGTATTTTTCTCATCCGCATCGCCCGCAGGCAATCGCCTTTTACACCCGATAAGAGCCACATTCATCACAGCATTATGCGCCTGGGTTTATCGCACAGGGGCACAACCCTTTTACTTGGACTGGTGCAATGGTTATTTATCGTCATCAGCGTTTTCTTCAGGAACACCAATGATAATTACCTGTTACCGGGTATTGTTTTGGCTTCTGTTTTACTAAGTATTTTGCTGGACCGCCTCATCAGCAAGCGTGTACAAAAAACCGATGCGGATGATGACCGGGTAATTACGTAA
- the pheS gene encoding phenylalanine--tRNA ligase subunit alpha has translation MEERIQQLLKEVQQFTATSRDAVENFRLKFISKKGAIAELFDELKKVPAEEKKKVGKILNDLKQSAEAKFGALTSALESQVKDLSIPDLTLPPIPNKIGNLHPLSLTRNRIIEIFERLGFNVADGPEIEDDWHNFTALNFPENHPAREMQDTFFISKNPDVLLRTHTSNVQIRLMTNEKPPLRAIMPGRVYRNEAISARAHCFFHQVEGLYVDRNVGFADLKQTLYHFAKEMFGKDIRIRFRPSFFPFTEPSAEIDITCLICKGTGCNVCKYSGWVEIAGSGMVHPNVLRNCNIDPEEFTGFAFGMGIERVAMLRYQINDLRLFSENDVRFLKQFHTVIG, from the coding sequence ATGGAAGAACGCATACAGCAACTGCTAAAGGAAGTACAACAGTTTACCGCCACCAGCCGCGATGCCGTTGAAAATTTCCGGTTAAAGTTTATCAGTAAGAAAGGTGCCATCGCGGAATTGTTTGATGAATTGAAAAAGGTGCCAGCCGAAGAAAAAAAGAAAGTCGGTAAAATACTGAATGACCTCAAACAATCAGCCGAAGCTAAATTTGGTGCACTGACCAGCGCACTTGAAAGCCAGGTGAAGGACCTGAGCATTCCCGATCTCACGCTTCCGCCCATCCCCAACAAAATCGGTAACCTGCATCCGTTAAGCCTTACCCGTAACCGGATTATTGAAATTTTTGAACGGCTGGGGTTTAATGTGGCCGATGGGCCGGAGATTGAAGACGACTGGCACAACTTTACAGCACTTAATTTTCCGGAGAATCACCCGGCCCGCGAAATGCAGGATACGTTTTTTATCAGCAAAAATCCGGATGTGCTGTTGCGCACACATACATCCAATGTGCAGATACGCCTGATGACAAATGAAAAACCTCCCCTCCGCGCTATCATGCCGGGGCGGGTTTACCGCAACGAAGCCATCTCGGCTCGGGCGCATTGTTTCTTCCATCAGGTTGAAGGACTGTACGTTGATAGAAACGTGGGCTTTGCCGACCTGAAGCAAACGCTCTATCATTTTGCCAAAGAGATGTTCGGGAAGGACATCCGGATTCGTTTTCGTCCGTCCTTTTTTCCGTTTACTGAACCGAGTGCCGAAATTGACATTACCTGCCTTATCTGTAAAGGCACAGGCTGTAATGTGTGCAAATATTCCGGCTGGGTAGAAATTGCCGGTTCCGGCATGGTCCATCCCAACGTATTGCGCAACTGTAACATCGATCCGGAAGAATTTACCGGTTTTGCCTTCGGCATGGGCATCGAACGGGTGGCCATGCTGCGCTACCAGATAAATGATCTGCGCTTGTTTTCTGAAAATGATGTTCGGTTTTTAAAACAATTTCATACAGTTATCGGATGA
- a CDS encoding AAA family ATPase: MTRFTNDVEAADALAVTYKNLTREIANVIVGQDDVVRLVLTGIFCHGHSLLVGVPGLAKTLLVQTIATSLDLQFKRIQFTPDLMPSDILGAETMDKERNFRFVKGPVFANIILADEINRTPPKTQAALLESMQEYAVTIAGVRYELPKPFFVLATQNPIEQEGTYPLPEAQLDRFMFNILLTYPSMKEEIEVVKNTTTDEPRKVNTILTADDINAYQHLVRRVPVPDNVIEYAVTLVNKTRPNTPAGSAVATEYLEWGAGPRASQFLVLGAKCNALLNGKYSPDIEDVQAIAKPVLRHRMVRNFKAEAEGITIDELIEKMMS; encoded by the coding sequence ATGACCCGATTCACAAACGATGTGGAGGCAGCCGATGCCCTGGCGGTTACCTACAAAAACCTTACCCGCGAAATTGCCAACGTAATTGTTGGCCAGGATGATGTGGTGCGGTTAGTCCTTACCGGGATATTTTGCCACGGCCATTCACTGTTGGTGGGTGTACCCGGACTTGCCAAAACATTGTTGGTACAAACCATTGCCACTTCGCTTGACTTACAGTTTAAGCGGATACAATTTACCCCCGACCTGATGCCATCGGACATCCTGGGAGCTGAAACCATGGACAAGGAACGGAACTTCAGGTTTGTAAAAGGACCGGTTTTTGCCAATATCATTTTGGCCGATGAGATAAACCGAACACCCCCAAAAACACAGGCCGCGCTGCTCGAATCGATGCAGGAATATGCCGTAACCATTGCGGGCGTACGGTATGAATTGCCCAAGCCATTTTTTGTGCTGGCAACCCAAAATCCCATTGAGCAGGAGGGCACTTATCCATTGCCCGAAGCGCAACTCGATCGGTTCATGTTCAACATTCTGCTTACCTATCCTTCCATGAAAGAGGAAATAGAGGTGGTGAAGAACACCACTACTGACGAACCTCGAAAAGTGAACACCATTCTTACAGCCGATGACATCAATGCCTACCAGCACCTGGTACGCAGGGTGCCCGTGCCCGATAATGTGATTGAATATGCCGTAACGCTGGTTAACAAAACCAGGCCCAATACACCGGCCGGTTCAGCCGTTGCTACCGAATACCTGGAGTGGGGTGCCGGCCCGCGCGCTTCGCAGTTCCTCGTGCTGGGCGCCAAATGCAACGCCTTACTTAACGGCAAATATTCACCCGATATTGAGGATGTACAGGCCATTGCCAAACCTGTGTTGCGCCATCGCATGGTGCGCAACTTCAAAGCCGAAGCCGAAGGGATTACCATTGATGAGTTGATAGAGAAGATGATGAGTTGA
- a CDS encoding ATP-binding protein: MKKVYKVGCSIENLRGIRDFIRNALKPYGVRELDISEMVLAMDEMCSNLMIHAHQCNPDDLFELSVNLDKRKGVVFEIVDDKSVFDINAFQEPALDHIVHEKRKGGLGIRLVKAIMDEIEYYQQNGKTICRLTKKVQFI, translated from the coding sequence ATGAAGAAAGTATATAAAGTAGGCTGCAGCATCGAAAACCTCAGGGGCATTCGGGACTTTATCCGGAATGCACTGAAGCCTTACGGGGTTCGAGAGTTGGATATCAGCGAGATGGTGTTGGCCATGGATGAAATGTGTTCAAACCTGATGATTCATGCCCATCAATGCAACCCCGATGACCTCTTTGAACTCTCCGTTAACCTGGATAAGCGCAAAGGAGTGGTGTTTGAAATCGTTGACGATAAAAGCGTGTTTGATATCAACGCTTTTCAGGAGCCGGCCCTGGATCACATCGTGCATGAAAAACGAAAAGGCGGTTTGGGCATCCGCCTGGTAAAAGCCATTATGGACGAAATTGAATACTACCAGCAAAACGGCAAAACCATTTGCCGCCTTACAAAAAAAGTTCAATTCATTTAA
- a CDS encoding peptidylprolyl isomerase yields the protein MRHQLLGIVFILTALIIRAQESDGFVVDKIIGKVDNYIVLKSELDKAYQEYVSNGGRPGEETRCQYLALLLRNKLMMAKAEIDSIVVSDSDVDANTKQRMDMILAQYGGSQEDLEKKFGKTFEQFRVELRDQVREQMVISEMQKHLTKGLTVTPAEVRRFFNKIPKDSLPYFSAEVEVAQIVRVAKVSNAQKEITKRELIDIRNRILAGEDFATLARKYSSDPSVTVNGGDMGFVGRGVMVPEFEAMSFKLKPGEISMPVETQFGFHIIQLLERRGNEYHSRHILMAPTPSKQDVENASRFLDSLRTLILKDTVSFQRAAKEHSDDMRTKGNGGFFTDDDGGTRLSVDELDPVVFFAIDTMKVGTVSKPMAYRTDDGKEAVRILLYKSRTPPHLASLEQDWDRIRTAALNEKQSRILEKWFNKARKDVFISIDPAYNYCGILDD from the coding sequence ATGCGCCACCAACTACTTGGCATTGTATTTATTCTAACCGCACTAATTATCCGGGCACAGGAATCCGATGGATTTGTTGTTGATAAGATTATCGGTAAAGTAGATAACTACATTGTGCTCAAGTCGGAACTCGATAAGGCGTATCAGGAATACGTTTCAAACGGAGGCCGGCCGGGCGAAGAAACACGGTGCCAGTACCTGGCGCTGCTCCTGCGGAATAAACTGATGATGGCCAAAGCCGAAATTGATTCTATTGTAGTGAGCGATTCGGATGTTGATGCCAACACCAAGCAGCGGATGGACATGATACTGGCTCAGTATGGCGGCTCACAGGAGGATCTCGAGAAAAAGTTCGGCAAAACCTTCGAGCAGTTCCGTGTTGAACTGCGCGACCAGGTGCGCGAGCAAATGGTAATAAGCGAAATGCAGAAGCACTTAACCAAAGGGCTCACGGTAACCCCGGCCGAAGTAAGACGCTTTTTTAACAAGATACCGAAGGACAGCCTGCCGTACTTTTCGGCCGAAGTGGAAGTAGCCCAGATTGTTCGCGTGGCCAAAGTGAGCAATGCGCAGAAGGAGATAACCAAACGCGAATTGATTGACATACGCAACCGGATACTGGCTGGTGAAGACTTTGCCACACTGGCCCGCAAGTACTCCTCCGATCCGAGTGTAACGGTAAATGGTGGCGACATGGGCTTTGTGGGACGAGGCGTGATGGTGCCCGAGTTTGAAGCCATGTCGTTTAAACTCAAACCGGGGGAAATTTCCATGCCGGTAGAAACACAGTTTGGCTTTCACATCATACAATTGCTGGAGCGCAGGGGCAACGAATATCATTCGCGCCATATTTTAATGGCGCCCACACCCTCCAAACAGGATGTTGAAAATGCCAGCCGCTTTTTGGATAGCCTGCGCACCTTGATATTAAAAGATACAGTTTCGTTTCAGCGGGCTGCCAAGGAGCATTCGGATGATATGCGCACCAAAGGTAATGGCGGTTTTTTTACCGATGATGACGGAGGTACCCGCCTGTCGGTGGATGAACTGGACCCGGTGGTGTTTTTTGCCATTGATACCATGAAGGTGGGCACCGTATCAAAGCCCATGGCTTACCGTACTGATGATGGAAAGGAGGCTGTTCGCATCTTACTTTATAAATCCAGAACCCCTCCCCATTTAGCAAGCCTTGAACAGGATTGGGACCGGATACGCACGGCCGCCCTCAATGAAAAGCAAAGCCGCATCCTGGAAAAGTGGTTTAACAAAGCCCGCAAAGATGTGTTCATCAGCATTGACCCGGCTTATAATTATTGCGGTATTCTCGATGATTAG